From a single Osmerus mordax isolate fOsmMor3 chromosome 14, fOsmMor3.pri, whole genome shotgun sequence genomic region:
- the LOC136956107 gene encoding uncharacterized protein, with translation MSKEDFQTQFATVMDTALRTAVSETTKLFETMVDELKAEISRIKSENEDLKAKFRCTQNGDNSIHSRLNNSETVDSGQNLERPPINKRDVGIQCALPSLRGVAEQCGVGNGQWDEEGQEAGAHGDSNRQMAFILIKQEETEYDDDYAPGYILLKQEDGPPTLIRRPDLREIPALLPSTLRALVGRNIPEWPPTAQSSEVPPPPERAPEPQEAPQTTSQTASPITSPCREDKDLDHTPGAEQQPGGGEPESVEPLLVQQQPQPSVVAKQQQLTEATGNQSVVAQQPPVVASPGITQPQVVAEELQEVIPSGIEQLLAFAEQQQEQQQELLKQKQQKSTVAHPCAAKPSMVPPPTSAEPVHFGIVELIKIADQHKQSIVTPSVQETVDTSGQQTADITTQQPPAVQPALTNDTSTSVFDVPYTATCVDNTSSLPPPTRRSPRPLRSQAAPTSPRPSEALQQPATSPPRQVLVTRQTRARPHGQQPSAVVQTTVESPRQPDSAVGQTTVRTLGRQAKTVGQTVSSPGQLAMAVSQTTVGSPMPQACVVGKTICPPRKPAMSKTQTRVRSSRQPVVTIPQTRTRSPRQPVMTIPQTRVGSPRQLAVTTAQTTVGLPGQLAIAIAQTVISPMQQACTVGQTAVGSPRQQNTAMGQTTVGSPKQQPTGTGETAVGLPKQQPLPARIIVVSPKYRSMVTAQITTASSMQTSMVVPQLAAGSSRQQLGVPQRIVVLSPRHQSLVTGQMNEHAQPVAAVASGQPPVTSRAVTVVTPSPIDVAVSATSSAEPSAAVPVSALKLPHLSTEHVQTTPAPSTTPSATPSATSEKIPVALLRLTNLVSKETTPDPLGHLSKNQFLAQLAVLPIQVQAEPEPEPAPVSAPAQALVPASAPVPAPAQESDPVPAPVPASAPVLASAPVPASAPVPGPAPGPASDPAPVPAPVPAPVPAPGPAPASAPADPVPDPLQMESEDVGEASPLPVVSTETTETRTVATETSPVDTKEGARRPSASAKELLFARLKARLRPRPHSSGTETDSSPIAPKKPRMSKAVNQPKATNNAAGKSGQSGRADTAVTPPRQVESLKSSTPMTTRGRSTAQLEKAPESTSKTPTAPQRSPLNGSPCSSTPQHLSPSTPPPTSSRSSHKRSPPSPRSPTARSATLRHTNAAKTPPQPHTPDKEPPLDDSNSPSQPLQRIGNRLLKNQCGACGRVLSSTAALESHVSQHTGDRPFFCTLCGKGFPDAKGLNRHGRVHSGESHECPQCSKTFTYRFGLTKHLQMVHGHLRPFTCQVCSKGFFTQRDVEAHLRVHTGEKPFHCSLCEKKFKRKVELNVHLRWHNGEKRHWCPFCGKGFLDYNNLKRHKLIHTGEKPHRCPQCGKTFTQSGHLKKHLKNVHRLGEGHQG, from the exons ATGTCAAAAGAAGATTTTCAAACCCAGTTTGCCACAGTAATGGACACCGCCCTGAGGACGGCGGTATCGGAAACAACGAAACTTTTTGAAACTATGGTCGATGAACTGAAAGCAGAAATATCCAGGATAAAATCGGAAAATGAAGACCTTAAAGCGAAGTTCCGATGTACTCAGAATGGAGATAATTCCATACATTCCAGATTAAATAACAGCGAAACAGTGGATTCCGGTCAGAATCTTGAGAGACCACCTATAAATAAACGCGACGTCGGGATTCAATGTG CCCTTCCTTCATTGAGAGGTGTTGCTGAACAATGTGGGGTCGGCAACGGTCAATGGGACGAGGAGGGCCAAGAGGCGGGTGCGCATGGCGACAGCAACCGTCAGATGGCCTTCATACTCATCAAACAAGAG GAAACGGAATACGACGATGATTACGCTCCGGGGTACATCCTGTTGAAACAGGAAGACGGGCCGCCGACTCTCATCCGCAGACCGGACCTCCGGGAGATCCCAG ctctgctcCCGAGCACACTAAGGGCCCTGGTCGGCCGCAACATCCCAGAGTGGCCCCCCACCGCCCAGTCATCCGAAGTGCCGCCGCCCCCCGAGAGAGCTCCAGAACCCCAGGAGGCCCCGCAAACTACCAGCCAGACCGCGAGCCCAATTACCAGCCCGTGCAGAGAGGACAAGGACCTGGACCACACCCCTGGAGCCGAGCAACAACCAGGGGGTGGAGAGCCTGAAAGTGTGGAGCCGTTGCTGGTTCAACAGCAACCACAACCGTCTGTGGTCGCAAAGCAGCAGCAACTGACAGAGGCAACGGGAAATCAGTCTGTGGTTGCCCAGCAGCCACCAGTAGTGGCATCTCCAGGAATAACGCAACCACAGGTAGTTGCTGAGGAACTGCAGGAAGTGATACCATCTGGAATAGAGCAGCTGTTAGCATTTGCTGAGCAGCAGCAAGAGCAGCAACAAGAACTgcttaaacaaaaacaacaaaagtcAACTGTCGCACACCCATGTGCTGCAAAACCGTCTATGGTCCCTCCCCCAACCTCAGCAGAACCAGTGCATTTTGGAATAGTCGAACTGATAAAAATTGCTGATCAACACAAACAGTCAATTGTCACACCCTCAGTACAGGAGACGGTTGATACCTCTGGCCAGCAAACAGCTGACATCACCACACAGCAACCACCGGCCGTCCAGCCAGCGCTGACTAACGATACGTCAACCTCTGTTTTCGATGTGCCATACACCGCGACCTGTGTTGACAACACGTCATCGCTACCACCCCCAACGCGGCGGAGCCCCAGACCCCTTCGGTCTCAGgctgcccccacctccccacggCCTTCTGAAGCCCTCCAGCAGCCTGCCACATCTCCTCCACGGCAGGTCTTGGTCACTAGGCAAACAAGAGCCAGGCCACACGGGCAACAGCCTTCTGCTGTGGTCCAAACAACAGTTGAATCACCAAGGCAACCGGACAGTGCTGTAGGTCAAACAACAGTCAGAACACTTGGGCGACAGGCCAAGACTGTAGGCCAAACAGTCAGCTCACCTGGGCAACTGGCGATGGCTGTGAGCCAAACAACAGTTGGATCACCAATGCCACAGGCCTGTGTTGTTGGTAAAACAATTTGCCCGCCTAGAAAACCGGCCATGTCTAAAACCCAAACAAGAGTCAGATCATCTAGACAACCAGTCGTCACTATACCCCAAACAAGGACCAGATCACCTAGACAACCAGTCATGACTATACCCCAAACAAGAGTCGGATCGCCTAGACAACTGGCTGTAACTACAGCCCAAACAACAGTCGGCTTACCTGGGCAACTGGCGATTGCTATAGCCCAAACAGTCATATCACCAATGCAACAGGCCTGTACTGTTGGGCAGACAGCAGTGGGATCACCTAGGCAACAGAACACTGCAATGGGCCAAACCACAGTGGGATCACCGAAACAACAGCCCACAGGCACAGGCGAAACAGCAGTTGGATTACCTAAGCAACAGCCATTACCCGCTCGTATAATAGTTGTCTCGCCAAAATACCGGTCCATGGTTACGGCTCAAATAACAACTGCGTCGTCTATGCAGACTTCTATGGTTGTCCCTCAGTTAGCTGCTGGATCGTCAAGGCAACAGCTAGGTGTTCCCCAACGCATAGTAGTTCTATCGCCAAGACATCAGTCTCTAGTAACCGGTCAGATGAATGAACACGCCCAACCGGTGGCCGCTGTAGCATCCGGACAGCCGCCCGTCACGTCCAGGGCGGTTACCGTGGTAACGCCTTCGCCGATTGACGTCGCAGTGTCGGCTACGTCGTCGGCCGAACCCTCGGCAGCTGTCCCCGTTTCTGCCCTTAAGTTGCCGCATTTGTCTACCGAGCATGTGCAGACTACCCCGGCCCCCTCGACAACGCCCTCGGCAACGCCCTCGGCAACGTCAGAGAAGATACCCGTGGCTCTGCTGAGGCTGACCAACCTTGTTTCCAAGGAGACGACCCCCGACCCTCTCGGCCATCTGTCGAAAAATCAATTCCTGGCCCAGCTGGCGGTCTTACCTATACAAGTGCAGGCTGAACCAGAACCGGAACCAGCCCCAGTTTCAGCCCCTGCCCAAGCCCTGGTCCCAGCATCAGCCCCCGTCCCAGCACCAGCCCAGGAATCAGATCCAGTCccagcccctgtcccagcctcggcccctgtcctagcctcagcccctgtcccagcctcggcccctgtcccaggcccagctccaggcccGGCATCAGATccagcccctgtcccagcccctgtcccagcccctgtcccagcccctggcccagccccagcctcagccccagcagaTCCAGTCCCAGATCCACTACAG ATGGAGTCTGAGGATGTAGGCGAGGCCTCGCCCCTTCCCGTTGTTTCTACGGAAACCACAGAGACCAGAACGGTCGCCACGGAGACGAGTCCCGTCGACACCAAGGAAGGAGCTCGCAGACCTAGCGCCAGCGCTAAAGAGTTGCTGTTTGCCCGACTCAAAGCCCGCCTCAGGCCCCGCCCACATTCCAGCGGCACGGAAACTGACTCCTCCCCCATCGCTCCTAAGAAACCCAGAATGTCTAAAGCCGTTAACCAACCCAAGGCTACAAATAACGCAGCCGGCAAGTCCGGCCAATCAGGAAGAGCCGACACGGCTGTGACTCCACCCAGACAGGTTGAGTCTCTCAAGTCGTCGACTCCCATGACGACCAGGGGACGTAGCACAGCCCAGTTAGAGAAGGCCCCAGAATCAACCTCCAAGACCCCTACGGCCCCCCAGCGCAGCCCCCTCAACGGAAGCCCCTGTTCAAGCACGCCTcagcacctctccccctccaccccgccaCCCACCTCCTCTCGCTCCAGTCACAaacgctcccctccctccccacgcaGCCCAACCGCCAGATCCGCCACCCTCCGCCACACCAACGCCGCCAAAACACCCCCGCAGCCACACACCCCCGACAAAGAGCCGCCGCTGGACGATTCCAATTCGCCGAGCCAACCGCTGCAGCGCATCGGCAACCGCCTGTTGAAGAACCAGTGCGGTGCATGCGGGCGCGTTCTCAGCAGCACGGCGGCACTGGAGAGCCACGTGAGCCAGCACACCGGGGACCGGCCGTTCTTCTGCACGCTCTGCGGTAAGGGCTTCCCGGACGCCAAGGGCCTGAACCGGCATGGCCGGGTGCACAGCGGCGAGAGCCACGAGTGTCCGCAATGCAGCAAGACGTTCACGTACCGCTTCGGCCTGACCAAGCACCTCCAGATGGTCCACGGGCACCTGAGGCCTTTCACCTGCCAGGTGTGCAGCAAGGGATTCTTCACCCAGAGGGACGTAGAGGCCCACTTGAGGGTCCACACGGGGGAGAAACCCTTCCACTGCTCTCTGTGCGAGAAGAAGTTCAAGAGGAAAGTGGAGCTGAACGTCCACCTGCGCTGGCACAATGGGGAGAAGAGGCACTGGTGCCCGTTCTGTGGGAAGGGCTTCCTGGATTATAATAACCTGAAGAGGCACAAACTGATCCACACGGGGGAGAAACCACATCGCTGCCCTCAGTGCGGGAAGACGTTCACCCAGTCTGGGCACCTGAAGAAACACCTGAAGAACGTGCACAGGTTGGGGGAGGGGCACCAGGGCTAG
- the vwa11 gene encoding von Willebrand factor A domain-containing protein 7 — MSLLVGVAFLALALSDGGVLAFAPIGGGASSHVSITGTALLQKVTEVCRDVIEDGGDDFNPTGPSPEELVRACLGPTATGEVSAAKFRSALNQIYVQNGLVDRDFANSPQHHFNSEAFAEGRALITEGLASIKSNIASKNYQSARETLGRVLHTLQDFYSHSNWVELGHKEPYLNLIRPDLPLENLAGVDTPTCSDCASGTCPNQILPSILKEKKLTSGYMGIFSPAKPPGKCSHGGGADLTSTTNPRGGINKDERRPDNADFHDNAIAVATAASLQLLDNIRNVVGNGEYLRLMGIARSSVIVFVIDTTGSMADDIEEARRVVFNIIDTKKGTQDEPSEYILVPFNDPAFGPLIRTINPDIMKAEISKLKANGGGDTPEMCLSGLQLALTGAPGSSHIYVFTDAEAKDIALKDTIVALIRSTKSTVSFFMTGKGRRRRDLGLRAGFDAYRELALASGGQAILVSKSSLPQATDIILDSSTSALVTVLQQARNPGKTETFSFLLDASLTNITIYITGTSVPFILKNPAGVTQSQAEANGKLGMVFSVGNLQRIRLNPDKLAGVWEINVQSSSPYTLKVTGQSIITFIYDFVEAFEGPHPGYAVITGRPQAGNPAMLLVSVMGRKGPASVKVGDVSMVMVSGSEVVRGDLKDVGNGDFLVTVTKVPAGEFVVLLNGTDVESASEFQRQSTTQMSVSTVSIKAVIDSSVEPGEVFSLPFTVVTSATSGSCTFSVKNDREIPMVFPASIPVSPAGVANSTLTISPPASTPSGTDVTLTLEAKAPGGGDSNYAVLRLSVVKKITDFTPPQCKLVSIEADHCPYNCPTDTTLRWGLSANISDINGTGIKSLTLRQGNGNLTLTSLSDPVVTATYNASCCSQVFELVTVDNQGNVGNCLHSIVRSSGPAPLALSLPLLVCLLGSALTPLRDFFLLL, encoded by the exons ATGTCTCTACTTGTGGGCGTGGCCTTCCTGGCTCTCGCCCTATCAGACGGCGGGGTGCTGGCGTTCGCTCCGATCGGGGGCGGGGCCTCCTCCCACGTCAGCATCACAGGCACAGCGCTCCTGCAGAAGGTCACAGAGGTGTGTCGCGACGTCATCGAGGACGGAGGGGACGACTTCAACCCCACG GGCCCCTCCCCTGAGGAGCTGGTGCGAGCATGTCTGGGCCCGACCGCCACCGGAGAAGTGTCCGCTGCCAAGTTCCGCTCGGCGCTCAACCAGATCTACGTCCAGAACGGGCTGGTGGACCGAGACTTCGCCAACAG CCCACAGCACCACTTCAACTCTGAGGCCTTCGCTGAGGGGCGTGCCCTAATCACAGAGGGCTTGGCCAGCATCAAGTCCAACATCGCCAGCAAGAACTACCAGTCAGCCAGAGAGACTCTGGGCAGAGTCCTACACACACTACAa GACTTCTACAGTCACAGCAACTGGGTGGAGCTGGGGCACAAGGAACCCTATCTCAACCTCATCCGCCCGGACCTACCCCTGGAGAACctggcag gTGTGGACACCCCGACCTGCAGTGACTGTGCCAGTGGAACCTGTCCTAACCAGATCCTGCCCAGCATCCTGAAGGAGAAGAAGCTCACCTCAGGATACATGGGGATCTTCTCTCCAGCCAAGCctccag GTAAGTGCAGTCACGGCGGGGGAGCAGACCTCACAAGCACGACCAACCCTCGCGGCGGCATCAACAAGGACGAGCGTCGCCCCGACAACGCTGACTTCCACGACAACGCCATCGCCGTGGCGACCGCTGCCAGCCTCCAGCTGCTGGACAACATCCGTAACGTTGTTGGCAACGGAGAATACCTACG tctGATGGGTATAGCCCGCTCCTCTGTGATCGTGTTCGTCATCGACACCACGGGCAGCATGGCCGATGACATTGAGGAGGCACGCAGGGTCGTCTTCAACATCATCGACACCAAGAAGGGAACCCAGGATGAGCCGTCTGAATACATCCTGGTGCCCTTCAACGACCCCG catTCGGGCCTCTGATCAGGACCATAAATCCAGATATTATGAAAGCAGAGATCTCCAAGCTCAAAGCTAATGGAGGTGGAGACACACCAGAGATGTGCCTATCAGGACTGCAG ttGGCCCTGACGGGCGCTCCAGGCTCCTCCCACATCTATGTGTTCACCGATGCCGAGGCGAAAGACATCGCTCTGAAGGACACCATCGTAGCTCTCATCAGGAGCACCAAGTCCACG gtgTCGTTCTTCATGACGGGCAAAGGGAGACGCCGGCGTGACCTGGGGCTCCGCGCTGGTTTTGATGCGTACCGTGAGCTGGCTCTGGCCTCAGGGGGGCAGGCCATCCTGGTGTCCAAGAGCTCCCTGCCCCAGGCCACAGACATCATCctcgactcctccacctccgcactg gTGACAGTTCTCCAGCAGGCGAGGAACCCAGGGAAGACGGAGACCTTCTCCTTCCTGCTGGACGCGTCTCTGACCAACATCACCATCTACATCACTGGAACCTCTGTCCCCTTCATCTTGAAGAACCCAGCAG GAGTGACCCAGAGCCAGGCGGAGGCCAACGGGAAGCTGGGGATGGTGTTTTCTGTGGGGAACCTCCAGCGCATCCGCCTCAACCCCGACAAACTGGCGGGAGTCTGGGAGATCAacgtccagtcctccagcccctacACACTCAAGGTCACAG gccaGAGCATCATCACCTTCATCTATGACTTTGTGGAGGCGTTCGAGGGTCCGCACCCAGGCTACGCTGTCATCACTGGCCGCCCACAAGCAG GCAACCCTGCCATGCTGTTGGTGTCGGTGATGGGCAGGAAAGGGCCGGCGTCCGTCAAGGTGGGAGacgtctccatggtgatggtgtCCGGGTCCGAGGTCGTCAGAGGGGATCTGAAAGACGTGGGCAACGGAGACTTCCTGGTTACAGTAACCAAGGTGCCTGCAGGGGAGTTTGTGGTACTGTTGAACGGGACGGACGTGGAGTCGGCCAGCGAGTTCCAGAGACAGTCCACCACCCAGATGTCAGTCTCCACCGTCTCCATCAAG gcTGTGATTGACAGCTCAGTAGagcctggtgaggtgttctccCTACCCTTCACAGTGGTAACCTCGGCAACTAGCGGCAGCTGCACCTTCTCTGTAAAGAACGACAGAGAAATCCCCATGGTGTTCCCAGCCAG cattCCCGTGTCGCCCGCAGGCGTGGCCAACAGCACCCTGACCATCTCCCCGCCCGCCAGCACGCCCTCAGGCACAGACGTGACCCTGACCCTGGAGGCCAAGGCTCCTGGCGGGGGGGACTCGAACTACGCTGtcctcagactgtccgtggTCAAGAAG atCACAGACTTCACCCCTCCCCAGTGCAAGTTGGTCAGCATAGAGGCGGACCACTGCCCCTACAACTGCCCCACCGACACCACCCTCCGCTGGGGGCTCTCCGCCAACATCTCCGACATCAACGGCACCGGCATCAAGAGCCTCACCCTGCGCCAGGGCAACGGcaacctcaccctcacctcgctTAGCGACCCCGTCGTCACGGCGACCTACAATGCCTCCTGCTGCTCCCAGGTTTTTGAGCTGGTCACCGTGGACAACCAGGGGAACGTGGGGAACTGTTTACACTCCATAGTGCGTTcttctggccccgcccccctggctctgtccctccccctgctggtgtgTCTGCTAGGCTCCGCCCTCACACCTCTGAGAGACTTCTTCCTGCTTCTGTAG